TCTCAAAACTGGTAGAAAAGGTTTCACAAACAGATCGTTTAGGCAGAAAAAATAAAAAAGGTTTTTATAAATATGATGAGAAAGGCTTTGCCACTGAAGTGGATACGTCCGTGTATGCCGACCTAGGGCTACCAGCACCTAAAGCAAATATCCCAGCGGGCGAGGTGATTGATCGCGGTGTGTACGCTATGGTCAATGAGGCGGCTTTGGCTTTGTTAGAGGATAAAATTGTAGAGTCCGCAGAAGAAGTGGATGTGGCTATGATTTTTGGTACGGGTTTCCCTCCTTTCCGTGGTGGACTGCTGAAGTATGCTGACAGTGTGGGAGTGAAAAACGTCGTAGAGCGACTTGAAGCTTTTGAATCCAAATACAGCTCAAGGTTTAAACCCACAGAGCCTTTGAGAGAGCTTGTAAATAACAATAAAACGTTTTACTAAATGAATATGAGTCCATGTCCTGTTGTCGTCGTCGGCGATATTATTTTAGATGAATATTGGTATGGGGTTTCAGAGCGTATTTCTCCAGAAGCTCCTGTGCCTGTTGTTCTTAAAAAACAGTCCACGAGCCGTTTAGGTGGAGCCGCTAACGTCGCTTTAAATATCAAGACTCTAGAAGTTCCCGTGCATCTAGTAGGAGTTCTAGGCCAAGACGAAGCGGGGGCGAAAGTGAACGCTTTACTCCAAGAGCACGAGATTGGGACAAGTTTGGTGCAAGAACCAGGTTTAACCACGATTCAAAAGCTTAGAATTTTAGCCAACAATCATTACATTGGGCGAGTAGATTTTGAAGAGCCCTTTACGCCCGAGCCTCAAGAGCTTTGGGCTCGTATTCCTGAGTCTGTGGAGTATTGTGTTCTTAGCGATTATGGCAAAGGGACTTTGACCAGCAGCAAACATAAAAGCGTGGTGTCTTTACCCGAAGGCCTCATTCAAAACTTAAATGCTAAAGGCTGCAAAGTGCTTGTGGACCCCAAAGCCAGCTTTGATAACTACCAAGGGGCATGGCTGATCAAGCCCAATAAAAAAGAATTTGAAACCTATGTGGGTGAATTTTACTCCCGTGAAGACCTGATTCAAAAAGCACAAGAGGCTCTTAAAACCCATGGCATTAGTAATATGCTTGTGACTCTGGGTTCTGAGGGGATGATGCTGATCAGCGAAAACCAGCACCAGCACTGGCCTTCAGAGGCTTTGGATGTCTTTGATGTGACAGGAGCTGGGGACACGGTCATCGCCACATTAGCAAGCTTTATGGCAAAAGGGTCTTCACTGGTGGAAGCGGTGGTCCAAGCAGGTAAAGCCGCTGCCATAGCTGTAGGCAAGAAGGGTGTATATAACGTGAAATTACAGGAGCTTAGCTAACTTTTAAAGTTGATCTGGTTCCAAAATGGCACACAGCAAAAATCGCAAAAAAACCAAGCAAAGTTTTCACGACATGGAATTTAAGAAAACCCTTGTTTTTCTGTAACCCAGATGGATTTATCTAAGAAAAACAGTAGTTTAAGCGTAAAATTTCAACACATAATTATCTTTTATATCATCCATATAAATTTTGCTTATCTCTAAGCCCCTTATTTCTTGACAGAAACGCGCCCTTAAACAAAAACTCTGGTCTCAATTTGGGTTCATTTAAGAATCTGATTAGAAATTTAAGAACCAATAAAACCGTGAGGGGATAAAATATGGAATTTATAGCAAGCATGTCAGAAGCATTTGTAAAAGGTGGATTTTGGATGTGGGTGATTTTAGGTCTTCAATTAGGATCTTATGCCATCATCATCGAACGAACCATCTTTTTATACAGAAAAAGTAAAATTGGACAAAGAAAGCTTGTAGACAACTACGAGAAAGACATCAGAACTGGACGCTTAAATGAAGTCAAGGATGCTGCGCAAAAAACAGAAGAGCCTGTTGGCCAAGTTGTTGCTGCGGGTGTTGAAGCGGCTATCAACTGGGGTGGTAAAGATGAGATTCGTGGTAAAATGGACGAAGTGCTTTTGGATACCAACTCTCAATATGAAAAGCGCACAAACTTCCTAGCCATGCTTGCTAACGTTGCCACTCTAACAGGTCTACTTGGAACCATCACAGGGATGATTAAGTCATTTACTGCGGTATCTACTGCAAGCCCTATGGAAAAAGCAGTTCTACTTTCTTCAGGTATTTCTGAAGCGATGAACACAACAGCTTATGGTCTGATTGTGGCGATTCCAGCTCTTGTCGCTTTTGCGATCTTAGCTAACAGAGGAAACCAATTGTCTGAAGATTTAAACCAGGCTTCATTAAAAGTTTATAACTGGTTGAGCTACTCTTATGATCCAGCAGAAAGAGCTGTTGGCATTGATGCTCCTAAAAAACCTAAGGCTCAAACTGTAGACGCTTAATTTAAAACGAAAAAGGCCTATATGTGTCTAAAAGACCATGTGGGTGAAGGTCTAAGGAAGTATCTCTCACGGTTCAGTAAAAAACTTAAGAGATACAAGAAGAGAGAGTAAGAGCTTAAAAATCAAGCTCAAAAAAACGTCCTAGAGGGGTGTAAGTTGAAAAGAGATAAGAAAAACCTAGATGTGGAAGTGGATTTAGTATCCTTTATTTCGCTACTCTCAGTATGTATCTGTTTCTTGCTATTAACAGCAGTGTGGATACAAATTGGTTCTCTTAATGTAAAGCAAGCAGTAGGTGGTCAGTCTGCAGCAGAAACTAAAAAAGTTCCTGCAGTGTGGACGCAGATGCAGAAAGATGGAAGTTTGGTTCTTAAATTTCAAGATTTCCCCAACACAGCTTTACGTTCTTTAGGGAAGCAAACTGTAGTGAATCCTGGTGAAGAAGGAAAAATCAATTATGAAGAGCTTGAAGCCAAGCTCGCCTCTTTAATCAAAGTGGTTCCAGACCTTAACACAGGTTTGATTTTACCTTTAGGTGACACAGAATACGAAAATGTCATCCAGCTTATGGATAATTTAAAAAAATCAGGGCTTACTAACTTAGGCGTATCTCCGCTTTAAAAAGGAATGAGGGGTAATTGTGGCAGAAAGTGTTTTAGAACAAACAAGTTTAAACAGTCCTATTGAAGGAAGCTCAACGCTAAATCCAAAAGGACAAAGGTTCAAAAAGAATCTAGTCCAAACGGTGATGTTGACTTCACTAGTAGATGCCTTTTCAATTCTAGTGGTTTACCTGCTGATGAGTTATAGCAGTTCTGGTGAGATCATGTACATCTCTAAGGACATGGTGTTGCCCACGGCTATGGAAGCAGAGACTTTAAACCGTCAAATCACCATTAAATATGAGGATGGTAGCTACTTCGTTGAAGACATTCAAGTGACTAAGGATGAGCTATTCCCAACCTTACTAAAAATGAAATTAGACTTTAAAGAAAAGTATCCTGAGTTGGATTCAGAAAACCAAATCATTATCCAAGCGGATAAGGGCGAGAAGTTTATTGATTTAAATTGGATCATTCATGCCAGTGCACAAGCAGGTTTTGAAGAGATTAAATTTGCGGTGTTGACTGCAGGGTAAGGGGACATAGATGAAACAAGGGTTGATTTTCAGTCTTTTAGCGATCTTGATGATGCCTACTGCACACGCATCAATGGATGAGGCCACTCGTGAACGTCTAATTGAGAAGTTCACTAAGGTTTACCAGCAAATCGCTGATGAAGAAGAGGCTAAAGTGAATGTGACACTCAGATTGGGTGACATGTTGGCTGAAAAAGGTCGTGACCTTGCCAATAAAGAATTAGGTGAAGGTTGTGGGGTTTGTACTGCGGGTGATGAACCTCGAAAACAGGCTCTAAGATATTATAGCGAGGCTGTGGGATTCTTAAAAGATGACAGAAAAGCTTCAGTTCAATTGCAAATGGGACACTTACAAGAGCTTTTAGCACTAGAATTAGACGCTATTAAGTCCTATGAGTCTGTCTTTAAAAATGCAAAAAATGAAAAGCTCACGGCAGAAGCCAACTTTTCATTAGGTGAACTTTATTTTAAGAAAAGAAACTTTCCGTTAGCTGCATCCTACTTTCTAAAGGTGATGAATGCTTCAGACGGTGTAGGTAGAAAAGGTCTTTCTGCTTATAGAAAAGCATGGTGTGAGTTTAATGCTGGGAACTACTCTAAAGGCACAAATGAACTTGTAACGATATTGCAGTCACCCAAGTTTTTAACTCGTTCTGCGGATACAGGCGTTGTTTCTGTGGATGAAGAGTTTAAAGATGAGATCACTAGAGACCTAGTGGTTTTTATGGTTAAACGCGGCTACCAAGCTAACGATTTTGACGTCATTTATAAATTAGGAAAAGACGACACAAAGATTGATCACTTGACCAACTTTGCTGAAGAGTTAGAGCGACTAGGTGAAGTGAACAACTCTATTGAAGTTTGGAACAAATTATTAGGAAAATTAAAAGACCCTATTCAAAAATGGGGTGGACAAGTCAGATATGCGAACTTGTTAAGAGAAAATAAAAAAATCGAAGACTCTTTAAAAGCCTTTGACCGTGCGTTGTCTTTTGGGGCGGGTCAAGATTCATGTCAAACAGACACATGTAAAGAAATCAGACTTAGAGAAAGAAAGTATGTTTTAGATTGGCATAATAGCATTAAGAAGAATCCTACCGAGGATCTTTCTAAGGCTTATGCGATTTATAACCGTTATAATAAAAACGAGCCTGATATGATGTATTGGGCGGCTGAAATTGATTTGACTCTTAAAAAACCAAAAGAAGCTTTTACTGGTTTTGCTAAAACTGTAGAAATTTATCCTAAAGCACAAGCTGAAGATGAAAAGAAACAAAAAGAGTTAGCCCAAATGTATGAGGCTTCTTTGCTTAAAAGAATCGAGATTGCGGAAGATCAAAAACTTCCTGAGCTAGCAAAAGTGTATGAAGCTTACTTAGCGGGCTCTAAAGATAAAGCTCAAGACGTCAAAGTGAAGTATCAATTGGCGCGTTTGGCTTATGACAATAAAGACTACATCAAAGCTTTTAATCAGTTTAAAGATTTTGCGATAAAAACTAAATCTACTGATGCTGAGGATGTTAAGCTAAAAGAACAAGCGGCGGATTTGGCGTTAGACTCTTTGGTTCTAGCTAAAAGAGATGATCTTATGATCTCTGCTGCAGAAGAACTTTCAGAAGCTCTTCCGCAAAAATCAGCAGAATACCAAGGTATTGTTCGTAAGGCTGTGATCAACCAGTCTTTAGAATTAGCACAAGATAATGGTGGTAAGGCTCAGGCAGGAAGTAAAAAGGCCTTAGACTTACTTAAAAAAGCGGATTTTAGTGGTGCTACAGAACAAGAAAAAGAAGTGATTTTAAAGAACAAAATCATTCTTGCTGAACAGATGGGTCAGATCAGTGAAGCTATTGGTTATGTGAATCAATACCTCACTTTACCGAAGCTCTCTAAAGAAAATCAGCAGTTTGCATACACTAAAAAAGCATGGCTATCAGAGCTTGTATTTGATTTTTCTGGCGCACTAGAAGCCACAAAAAATATTGAAAGCTTAAAAGAGCCTGCACGTACATTACAATTAGCGCTTTTAACGGATTTAGCTGGCGGAGATTCTTCTGTTCTGTTTAAAGAGTATATTGAGAAGAACCCTAAAGCCGCTGAATCTCCAGAAATGGCTTTAGACCTTATTAAGAAATCAAATGCGGCGTGGGCAGAGTTTAATAAATACAAAACTGTATTGGAAAGTAATCCTGCACTTTGGAAAGACGCTTTGCTGGTCTCCTATGAACAGAATCCTTCTTTACCAGAGCTTGCTAAAGTTCTGAAATGGAACGAAACGGATAAGAAGTTCAGAGTTGAAATTTTACAGACTCAGATGATCAAACCTGAAATTGCCACTCGTGCTCAAGCTTTAGCGGCGATGGCAGTGGATACAGAAGATCAAAACAAAATGGGCAAAGACATTCAAGCAAGAACCAAAGCCATTAAAGATTATGAAGCCTTTGTGGCCGACATCTTAAAAGCGGATATTTGGTTTGGACAAGTCTATGCTCTTGATGTTTTGGCTAAAGAATCACAAAGATTCTATGAAGAGGTGATGAGCCTTCCTATTCCAGAGGAACTGACTCCAGAAGAGCAAAACCAGTATATGAACTTACTGGCTCAAAGTGCTTCTCCATACCAAGCTAAAAATCAACAGATCACAACAAAGCTTGCTGAGATTTGGAACGAAAAGAAGGCCGTAAAATCTGTGTTCTCTGAATTAGGTAAACAGCCTAAGTGGGTGCAAAACCTTTGGGTGAAAGAATATCAAGACCTAGCAGGTGTCGCTCCTAAGGAGTTCAACACTTTCGTGGCTTCTGAAGTGGGCAAGTTCCAAGGTGCTGAGGTTGTAGTGGCTAAAAAATCTGCGGATGTTCCTTTGAAAGACATGATGAAGGTGCGCTCCAAAGTTATGGCTGAGCCTTTTAACAAAGGTGTCTTAGGGCAATTATTAGATATCGAAAAACAAAGAAAACAAGACAAGATGGTCATTTATTTAGAACAAAGACTATCAAAGATTGATCAATTAAAAGGTGGGGTAACGAAATGAGGATACTAATCGCAATTCTATTGTCACTGAGCTTTGCAAGTGTAGGTTTGGCAGCTCCCAAAAAGAAATCAACAGAAGTCAGTTTTGATGAGCTGTTGATTCAAGGTCAGTACCACTTTTCTGATGAGATCGTAACTACAGTGGAACAAGATAAAGTTTTGGACGCGTTACTAGGTTTAAGAAAAGACTTTAAAGATAAAATGAAAAGATCGGCAAGTAGGTACTAACACATGAAGAATTTATGTTTAAAAAATAACGAAGGAAAGGTAGTCAGACTGATACCTGTAGATGCGGTGGACGAGATCTTAGTTGTAAGATCCCCATTGGATCAGCGGTTATTGTTTCGACCTGCTTATGAGCAAGAGCTTCTTGAGTCTGAAGGCTGGGAAGTTCTAAAGAAATTTTCTAGTGAACAGGCTTTAAAGTCTCCTATCGTCTTAACGCCACAGTTATCTTTGGCAGCTTGTGATACAGACGAAGTGATCGTGAATTCTGCTATCTCTGAAGAAGATAACAGAACGTGGAAGATTTCTGCTATTTCTACTTTGCTTTTGGGTTTTTTACTGATGGTGGGTGTTTTGAGAATGCCTGCTCCAGAACCCCAAGAAATCAAAGAAGAGCAAAGACAAGAAGTGGTAAAGATTGTTAAGTTGCAAAAACCAGAGCCAATTAAAATTAAGAGCACGCATACAACCACAACGACTGTGACTCAAACTCCAACAACGAATGCTCCCAAAGTCAGATCCACTCAAACCATTAAAAGAATGGGAGCGTTGGCTGCTTTGGGCAATGCGACCTCGAACAATGGTCAGCAAGGTGGTTTAGATTTGGGTGCGGTTAAGACATCAGCAGGTCCTGGACTTGGTGGTGGTACTGAAGGAAGTGGCGGAGTGCAAACTTCTTTATATGGTAAAGGCATTGTCTCTGCTCCTGTAGGCGTAGGTGGAAACTTGCAAGGTGCTGGTGGATACGGAACAAAAGGTAAAGGTGGTGGCCAAGCAGGTTACGGAACGTTATCTTTAGTAGGTTCATCTGGAGCTTCAGTGATTCCAGTCGGTGAAGAAGTCATCGCTGGTGGTGGATTAGATCAAGGCTTAATTTGGGATGTGATCCGTAGAAACTCTGGTCAAATCCGTTTTTGCTACGAGCAAGGACTACAATCTGATCCTAATCTTAAAGGGCGTGTTGTGACGGATTTCACCATTGGGTCCAATGGACAGGTGACATCTTTAAAGATCGCAAACACAACCATCAATTCAAAAATTGTTGAAGACTGTATTTCTCTTAGAATTAAAGCTTGGAAATTTCCATTACCTGAGGGCGGAAAATCAGTCAGCGTTAAAGTTCCATTTAATTTAAACAGACAAGGAAGGGGTTAATCTGTGAAAACAAAACCTTTATTATTAACATTACTAGCCGTACTTGGATTGGGCGTATCTTGTAGTTTTTCAAACGACCCTTTTGAAGACTATGATGATTCTATCCGCGAGGCCACTGTTGAAGAGACTAAGCCTCCTGTGCCTCCAGGGATCAACTCAAATTCAGTTTTGATCAATCCTTCTAAGCATGTATTTCTTTTTACAGAAGGAGTGCAATCTGCTTATGAAGTGGAAGCTAAGGTCTTTATTCCAGACGCCGAATTCACTATGGAGCTTGTTGATCCGCCTCCAGGGATGACCATTGAGTTGGTGACAACAGCTGCTGATGACTTGGCTGCTACTGGGCCTGTGTTACCTGGCGATACTGATGCTGATGCTGATGTGGCTGATGAAGATGAAGTGGTTGTGCCGCCTCCATCAAACTTGAATAGAAAAGTTTTTGTGATCAAGTGGCAACCAGACCATAACACAATCACTGATGATAATATTGGCAGTATCGTAAAACACATTTCAGTCAGAGTGCTTGTAGATGATGACATTCTTGTTCCCAGAGAGATCCCTTATGTGGTCTTCCAAAGCGAAAAAGAACTTAAGGTCACCTCAGCAGATATTCCCAATGAATTTCTTGAAGGTGAAAAGACACAGTTTAAAGTTTATGTGGATTATCCAAACTTTATGGGATCAAAATTCCCAGCTATGGCTGTGTTCACTAAAGGGAACTCTTCTGGTGTTGTGACAGATGGTTGTGCCAACCTACAAAATTGGATTAAAACTACAGGGCAAAAGCTTATCAACGATCCTACTGACCCTAATAACGGGAAGATCGAATACACTTTTGAAGCGAACTTCACAAAATTAGATATCACAACGTCAAGAACGACTTGTACTATTGAAGTGAAAGTCAGTGACACAAGAAACGTTTCGGCTCCTTACGAAATTGCTCTACGCGTGAAGAACACGATTAAAGCTCCAAAAACATCTTGGAGTGAGTCTATGGTGTATGAGTTACAACAAGGAACACAAACCATTGTGCCTTTCTTCTTCTTTGGAATTCAAGACGAAGGAACTGTAGAGCTTACTTTTGAAACTCCTTGCATCACACTTTTTGGTGGAATGTTAGATTGTTCTTGTAAACAAGAATCAGGGGTTAGCAACCGTCATATTCTTAACTGTACAATTTTTGGTACGCATAAGGTATTTGACCGTGCAGTAGAGTACAACTTGGTCATGAAAGCTAAGGTCAAAAACCTAAGTGAAGAGTCTGAGCAGATTACATTTAGAAGAAAAATTAAATTTTATCCTCCTGGCACAAAAGCAGACAACTCAATTGGAGTCGGCATGGGCGAAGACAGTGGTTCAGCAAATGCTAACCCAAGTCCAGTTATGGATACTAATAACTACGGAGGAGGAATCTAATGAAAAAGTTAATACTGATTTTAGCGACTTGGATGGGATTGAGTGCATCCGCTTTGGGTTCTGAAATTTTAAAAGATTTTGACTCTTTAGGTGGAAACGCAGACATTTATGAAAAGACAAGTGCTTTGAATCCAGAGATTAAAACTCAAGTGATTCAAAACAGAATCGTAAATCGTAGAATGCGTTTTGAACTTTCTCCTTCAGTGACTTCATTTTGGGGTGGAAACCCTTACATGAAAACAAGCACTGTGGGCTTGGATGTGAACTTCCATCTAACACCTAGATGGTCTATCGGTGTGGCTTATAACTTTCATGCCATGAACGAACTTTCTGGTGAAGGTGATAGAATGATTCGCATTGATAGCCGCGTTCAGGATGTGGACTATCTTAAGCAAAGTGTACTTGCCAAAGTATCTTACTACCCATTTTATGGAAAACTAAACTTATTTAACAATATTGTTCACTT
This genomic window from Pseudobdellovibrionaceae bacterium contains:
- a CDS encoding PfkB family carbohydrate kinase, yielding MNMSPCPVVVVGDIILDEYWYGVSERISPEAPVPVVLKKQSTSRLGGAANVALNIKTLEVPVHLVGVLGQDEAGAKVNALLQEHEIGTSLVQEPGLTTIQKLRILANNHYIGRVDFEEPFTPEPQELWARIPESVEYCVLSDYGKGTLTSSKHKSVVSLPEGLIQNLNAKGCKVLVDPKASFDNYQGAWLIKPNKKEFETYVGEFYSREDLIQKAQEALKTHGISNMLVTLGSEGMMLISENQHQHWPSEALDVFDVTGAGDTVIATLASFMAKGSSLVEAVVQAGKAAAIAVGKKGVYNVKLQELS
- a CDS encoding MotA/TolQ/ExbB proton channel family protein; translation: MEFIASMSEAFVKGGFWMWVILGLQLGSYAIIIERTIFLYRKSKIGQRKLVDNYEKDIRTGRLNEVKDAAQKTEEPVGQVVAAGVEAAINWGGKDEIRGKMDEVLLDTNSQYEKRTNFLAMLANVATLTGLLGTITGMIKSFTAVSTASPMEKAVLLSSGISEAMNTTAYGLIVAIPALVAFAILANRGNQLSEDLNQASLKVYNWLSYSYDPAERAVGIDAPKKPKAQTVDA
- a CDS encoding biopolymer transporter ExbD, whose protein sequence is MKRDKKNLDVEVDLVSFISLLSVCICFLLLTAVWIQIGSLNVKQAVGGQSAAETKKVPAVWTQMQKDGSLVLKFQDFPNTALRSLGKQTVVNPGEEGKINYEELEAKLASLIKVVPDLNTGLILPLGDTEYENVIQLMDNLKKSGLTNLGVSPL
- a CDS encoding biopolymer transporter ExbD — encoded protein: MAESVLEQTSLNSPIEGSSTLNPKGQRFKKNLVQTVMLTSLVDAFSILVVYLLMSYSSSGEIMYISKDMVLPTAMEAETLNRQITIKYEDGSYFVEDIQVTKDELFPTLLKMKLDFKEKYPELDSENQIIIQADKGEKFIDLNWIIHASAQAGFEEIKFAVLTAG
- a CDS encoding tetratricopeptide repeat protein, with the protein product MKQGLIFSLLAILMMPTAHASMDEATRERLIEKFTKVYQQIADEEEAKVNVTLRLGDMLAEKGRDLANKELGEGCGVCTAGDEPRKQALRYYSEAVGFLKDDRKASVQLQMGHLQELLALELDAIKSYESVFKNAKNEKLTAEANFSLGELYFKKRNFPLAASYFLKVMNASDGVGRKGLSAYRKAWCEFNAGNYSKGTNELVTILQSPKFLTRSADTGVVSVDEEFKDEITRDLVVFMVKRGYQANDFDVIYKLGKDDTKIDHLTNFAEELERLGEVNNSIEVWNKLLGKLKDPIQKWGGQVRYANLLRENKKIEDSLKAFDRALSFGAGQDSCQTDTCKEIRLRERKYVLDWHNSIKKNPTEDLSKAYAIYNRYNKNEPDMMYWAAEIDLTLKKPKEAFTGFAKTVEIYPKAQAEDEKKQKELAQMYEASLLKRIEIAEDQKLPELAKVYEAYLAGSKDKAQDVKVKYQLARLAYDNKDYIKAFNQFKDFAIKTKSTDAEDVKLKEQAADLALDSLVLAKRDDLMISAAEELSEALPQKSAEYQGIVRKAVINQSLELAQDNGGKAQAGSKKALDLLKKADFSGATEQEKEVILKNKIILAEQMGQISEAIGYVNQYLTLPKLSKENQQFAYTKKAWLSELVFDFSGALEATKNIESLKEPARTLQLALLTDLAGGDSSVLFKEYIEKNPKAAESPEMALDLIKKSNAAWAEFNKYKTVLESNPALWKDALLVSYEQNPSLPELAKVLKWNETDKKFRVEILQTQMIKPEIATRAQALAAMAVDTEDQNKMGKDIQARTKAIKDYEAFVADILKADIWFGQVYALDVLAKESQRFYEEVMSLPIPEELTPEEQNQYMNLLAQSASPYQAKNQQITTKLAEIWNEKKAVKSVFSELGKQPKWVQNLWVKEYQDLAGVAPKEFNTFVASEVGKFQGAEVVVAKKSADVPLKDMMKVRSKVMAEPFNKGVLGQLLDIEKQRKQDKMVIYLEQRLSKIDQLKGGVTK
- a CDS encoding AgmX/PglI C-terminal domain-containing protein, translating into MKNLCLKNNEGKVVRLIPVDAVDEILVVRSPLDQRLLFRPAYEQELLESEGWEVLKKFSSEQALKSPIVLTPQLSLAACDTDEVIVNSAISEEDNRTWKISAISTLLLGFLLMVGVLRMPAPEPQEIKEEQRQEVVKIVKLQKPEPIKIKSTHTTTTTVTQTPTTNAPKVRSTQTIKRMGALAALGNATSNNGQQGGLDLGAVKTSAGPGLGGGTEGSGGVQTSLYGKGIVSAPVGVGGNLQGAGGYGTKGKGGGQAGYGTLSLVGSSGASVIPVGEEVIAGGGLDQGLIWDVIRRNSGQIRFCYEQGLQSDPNLKGRVVTDFTIGSNGQVTSLKIANTTINSKIVEDCISLRIKAWKFPLPEGGKSVSVKVPFNLNRQGRG
- a CDS encoding outer membrane beta-barrel domain-containing protein, with the protein product MKKLILILATWMGLSASALGSEILKDFDSLGGNADIYEKTSALNPEIKTQVIQNRIVNRRMRFELSPSVTSFWGGNPYMKTSTVGLDVNFHLTPRWSIGVAYNFHAMNELSGEGDRMIRIDSRVQDVDYLKQSVLAKVSYYPFYGKLNLFNNIVHFDIYTSLGGGTVMLRHGNQQALAADIGLAVWWSQHLTTRIGYQYMTYEAQLLNGPVRLDLSSAVLSVGYLL